The uncultured Fusobacterium sp. genome contains a region encoding:
- a CDS encoding MarR family transcriptional regulator, which translates to MKRVDINNHIGLFVKKINNHIEREMYVQYKKYDIKEYSIMNIMIINYLLEMRNKGEKDIFQKDIEEEFYINKATASKMLLLMENKGLIARECLNDDRRLKKIILLPKGEELNKIGDQIISNLENKLQKNLTKNQLEDFREICKIILNNMK; encoded by the coding sequence ATGAAAAGAGTAGATATTAATAATCATATTGGCCTGTTTGTAAAAAAAATAAATAATCACATTGAAAGAGAAATGTATGTTCAATATAAAAAATATGATATAAAAGAATATTCTATAATGAATATAATGATAATTAATTATTTACTTGAAATGAGAAACAAAGGTGAAAAAGATATCTTTCAAAAAGATATTGAAGAAGAGTTTTATATCAATAAAGCTACTGCTTCAAAAATGTTGCTTTTAATGGAAAATAAAGGTCTTATAGCTAGAGAGTGTTTAAATGATGACAGAAGATTAAAAAAAATAATACTCTTACCTAAAGGTGAAGAGCTAAATAAAATAGGAGATCAAATAATCTCTAACCTAGAAAATAAGTTACAAAAAAATTTAACTAAAAATCAATTAGAAGATTTTAGAGAAATTTGTAAAATTATTTTAAATAATATGAAATAA
- a CDS encoding MarR family transcriptional regulator: MSDYNLKKSLGFKLDKASRLTTLNLNKNLKENNFSITPEQWGVINFLLLGDGITQNQISNLIGKDHTCVSRLVDTLIKKGLIKKCSSPTDRRINLIYLTDSGKKLQNSVVYTVEHSLDKVFKDVSEDEKRIFSDVLDKIIKNLE, encoded by the coding sequence ATGAGTGATTATAATTTAAAAAAATCTTTAGGATTTAAACTTGATAAAGCTTCCAGACTGACTACCTTAAATTTAAATAAAAATTTAAAAGAAAATAATTTTTCTATTACTCCAGAACAATGGGGAGTTATAAATTTTTTACTTCTTGGAGATGGGATTACTCAAAATCAAATTTCTAATTTAATAGGAAAAGATCATACATGCGTTTCAAGATTAGTTGATACTCTTATAAAAAAAGGATTAATTAAAAAATGTTCTTCTCCTACTGATAGAAGAATAAACCTTATTTATCTAACTGATTCTGGAAAGAAGTTACAAAATAGTGTTGTTTATACAGTTGAACATAGTTTAGATAAAGTTTTTAAAGATGTATCTGAAGATGAAAAAAGAATATTTTCAGATGTCTTAGATAAAATTATAAAAAATTTAGAGTAA
- a CDS encoding flavodoxin family protein, whose protein sequence is MKILGISAGTKNGNNDAMCKEALMEAQKLGAEVEFIRLLDLDIKHCTGCIACVKALMGGKGNICSLKDDFEWLKWKMLDADGIIFSVPIFEKGAAGIFRTVVDRFGPRMDRGNNIVAKKIAEENGGIAPDERNFKNKVISYIGIGGSDWTTRVQCDFEMLSLTPMWTTIDNEVFPWSKGIIMEDEKIKRVQEIGRNLALAVRDIENATFKGDTGICPHCHSRNFYVQNDGSAICCLCGIVGKFELKENGIKFVFPEEQLEHAHNTLSGKFIHMNDIKTNEGKLMETKKTLEYKERLQRYKDFIVPSTPEK, encoded by the coding sequence ATGAAAATATTGGGAATTTCAGCAGGAACAAAAAATGGAAATAATGATGCTATGTGTAAAGAAGCACTTATGGAAGCTCAAAAATTAGGAGCAGAGGTAGAATTTATAAGACTTTTAGACTTAGATATAAAGCATTGTACTGGTTGTATTGCTTGTGTAAAAGCACTTATGGGAGGAAAAGGAAATATTTGCTCTTTAAAAGATGATTTTGAATGGTTAAAATGGAAGATGTTAGATGCAGATGGAATTATATTTTCTGTACCTATTTTTGAAAAAGGAGCAGCTGGAATTTTTAGAACAGTTGTAGATCGTTTTGGACCTAGAATGGATAGAGGGAATAATATTGTTGCTAAAAAAATAGCTGAGGAAAATGGTGGAATTGCTCCAGATGAGAGAAATTTTAAAAATAAAGTTATATCTTATATAGGAATTGGAGGTTCTGATTGGACAACTAGAGTTCAATGTGATTTTGAGATGCTATCTTTAACTCCTATGTGGACTACTATTGATAATGAAGTTTTTCCTTGGTCTAAAGGTATTATAATGGAAGATGAAAAGATAAAAAGAGTTCAAGAAATTGGAAGAAATTTAGCTTTAGCTGTTAGGGATATTGAAAATGCTACTTTTAAAGGAGATACTGGAATTTGCCCACATTGTCATAGTAGAAATTTCTATGTACAAAATGATGGAAGTGCTATATGTTGTCTTTGTGGAATTGTAGGTAAATTTGAATTAAAAGAAAATGGAATTAAATTTGTATTTCCAGAAGAACAATTAGAACATGCACATAATACACTTTCTGGAAAATTTATTCATATGAATGATATAAAAACAAATGAAGGAAAACTTATGGAAACTAAAAAAACTTTAGAATATAAAGAACGTCTTCAAAGATATAAAGATTTTATAGTTCCTTCTACTCCTGAAAAATAA
- a CDS encoding alpha/beta hydrolase: protein MKKQLHKILFMAALLLATSSFTYSIDTPSKENKEKVEHQIKKKDILDITSIKNKYLDISYAPISEAQKLDIYLPNEKKEKYPVIIFIHGGAWMSGDKRENFSLPILRGLKEGYAVVSINYRLSGEAIFPAAIEDVKAAIRFVRANADKYNLNAEQITLFGRSSGANLATLAGTTSGTTKFDNPKLGNSNVSSSVNAVVAWFPPINLLTMDKELRNLGIRPQLRGAAVEDPNQAVSDEVHGAADSPASLYMGRKLSDVPELVNENNPTNYISENAPHFFIEHGTSDNVVPYTQSVTFAEKLKEKSKNKVEIELVVGAKHGGPEFTTEENLNRIYEFINSVNNN, encoded by the coding sequence ATGAAAAAACAATTACATAAAATACTTTTTATGGCTGCTTTACTTCTAGCTACTTCATCTTTTACATATAGTATTGATACTCCTTCTAAAGAAAATAAAGAAAAAGTAGAACACCAAATTAAAAAGAAAGATATTTTAGATATTACTTCAATAAAAAATAAGTATTTAGATATTAGCTATGCTCCAATATCAGAAGCACAAAAATTAGATATTTATCTACCAAATGAAAAAAAAGAAAAATATCCAGTAATAATCTTTATACATGGTGGAGCATGGATGTCTGGAGATAAAAGAGAAAATTTTTCTCTTCCTATCTTAAGAGGACTAAAAGAAGGATATGCAGTTGTAAGTATCAACTATAGACTTAGTGGAGAAGCAATATTTCCTGCTGCTATTGAAGATGTTAAAGCTGCTATTCGTTTTGTACGAGCAAATGCTGATAAATATAATTTAAATGCTGAACAAATAACACTTTTTGGAAGATCATCTGGAGCTAATCTTGCCACTTTAGCTGGAACAACTAGTGGAACAACTAAATTTGATAATCCAAAACTAGGAAATTCTAATGTTTCTAGCTCTGTTAATGCTGTTGTTGCTTGGTTTCCACCTATAAATTTACTAACTATGGATAAAGAATTAAGAAATCTAGGAATAAGACCTCAATTACGTGGTGCTGCTGTTGAAGACCCTAATCAAGCTGTAAGTGATGAAGTACATGGTGCTGCTGATTCTCCTGCATCATTATATATGGGAAGAAAGTTATCAGATGTTCCTGAGCTAGTAAATGAAAATAATCCTACTAACTATATTTCTGAAAATGCTCCTCACTTCTTTATTGAACATGGAACTTCAGACAATGTTGTACCTTATACACAATCTGTAACTTTTGCAGAAAAACTAAAAGAAAAATCTAAAAATAAAGTTGAGATTGAACTTGTAGTTGGAGCAAAACATGGAGGACCAGAATTTACAACTGAGGAAAATTTAAACCGTATTTATGAATTTATAAATAGTGTTAATAATAATTAA
- a CDS encoding DUF6198 family protein yields MNHFKRIIIYCIGLFIMAIGVTFSVKSNLGVSPVNAIPYVVSLISGLDQGLCVSVIFCSYIILQIFILKKDFKFHSLLQIICASLFGYFVSFSNMIFYFTPSENYIIRLVYMLVSIVLIGIGVYLYLEAKLVPLPAEGVMMALKEKTIFEFHNIKMGFDVTTVVIAIIISFIFLENISGVREGTIIAAILVGKVVGILTKLNLKRII; encoded by the coding sequence TTTATTATGGCTATTGGAGTAACATTTTCTGTAAAATCTAATTTAGGAGTATCTCCAGTTAACGCTATTCCTTATGTTGTAAGCTTAATTTCTGGACTAGATCAAGGATTGTGTGTATCAGTTATTTTTTGTAGCTATATTATTTTACAAATTTTTATCTTAAAAAAAGATTTTAAATTTCATAGTCTATTACAAATTATATGTGCAAGTCTATTTGGTTACTTTGTTTCTTTTTCAAATATGATATTTTACTTTACACCTTCTGAAAATTATATAATTAGATTAGTTTACATGTTAGTTAGCATTGTTTTAATTGGAATTGGTGTTTATTTATATTTAGAAGCTAAACTTGTTCCATTACCTGCTGAAGGTGTTATGATGGCTCTTAAAGAAAAAACTATATTTGAATTTCATAATATAAAAATGGGATTTGATGTTACTACTGTTGTTATAGCTATTATTATCTCTTTTATATTTTTAGAAAATATTTCTGGAGTAAGAGAGGGAACTATTATCGCAGCTATTCTTGTAGGAAAAGTTGTAGGAATCTTAACAAAATTAAATTTAAAAAGAATAATTTAA